The Anaerolineales bacterium region GCGCTTCGCGATAGGTCAGCCCGCCCGGCACAGGTGTGCCGACGCCCGGCGCAAGACGCGGGTCGAGCGCATCGAGATCCATCGAAAGGTAAATTCCATCCGCGTCGCGGCTGACGCGTTCGATGGCTCGCTCCAACGCGGCTAACATGCCCATACGGTCGATCTGTTCCATGCTCAACACCAGCACATCGGCTTTGCGCAGATTGTTCTTTTCATCGGAGTCGAGGTCACGCGCCCCAAGAATGGCGACCCGGCTGGGGTCCACGACCGGAGGCGTTTCATCCCACAGCGCGGTTAAGCGCGGGTCGCCGAGTCCGCACAAAGCGGCGAGAGGCATCCCGTGGATATTTCCCGATGGGGTTGTTTCGTGCGTGTTGAAATCGGCGTGCGCGTCGAGCCAGATAACGCCGACGCGTTTTTGTTTTGCCGCGCCGCGCACCGAACCGATGGCAAGACT contains the following coding sequences:
- the rocF gene encoding arginase, which produces MQIDIIGVPMDLGQNRRGVDMGPSAIRYSGLRDRLEGLGHAVEDKGNIEVPILETCAITDPKLKYIDCIVPMSRRVAGSVATSVQGGRFPLVLGGDHSLAIGSVRGAAKQKRVGVIWLDAHADFNTHETTPSGNIHGMPLAALCGLGDPRLTALWDETPPVVDPSRVAILGARDLDSDEKNNLRKADVLVLSMEQIDRMGMLAALERAIERVSRDADGIYLSMDLDALDPRLAPGVGTPVPGGLTYREAHLACEVIAETGKLVGMDIVEVNPILDEKNHTAQLAVEFAASALGARVWRE